A region of Culicoides brevitarsis isolate CSIRO-B50_1 chromosome 1, AGI_CSIRO_Cbre_v1, whole genome shotgun sequence DNA encodes the following proteins:
- the LOC134832609 gene encoding phosphatidylinositol N-acetylglucosaminyltransferase subunit A isoform X1, which yields MRICMVSDFFYPNVGGVEEHIFNLSQCLIGKGHKVVVLTHDYGTRKGVRYMTNGLKVYYIPIQIFYNQSVLPTMIANIPLIRFILLRERIQIVHGHSAFSSLAHEAMHIGVLLGLKAVFTDHSLFGFADLSAIVTNKLLEILLSNCNHCICVSHTGKENTVLRAKVHHSRVSVIPNAVDTARFAPDPNNRPKNKTINVIIISRLVYRKGVDLLAEVLPRFKHYNNVNFIIGGDGPKRELLEEIREKADMQDRVKILGALKHSEVRDVLTKGHIFLNTSLTEAFCMAIVEAASCGLQVVSTKVGGIPEVLSPELIILTEPTVDSVERGLKAAIERQILFRQENKNTIKNGCYSNGKGSNGTNNNNHNIRIHKRVHSDGGRKDQYNRTENSQNSPNHKRTISAGNKNEMNLFKKYHVEPLCPYKCNNIVSNLYSWQNVTMRTEKVYRRVLREPSKTLGENLVSFLKTGVYPFLLVVSLTRIILLLLDYFVPRDHIDICREYKSHGNINRSKSLRK from the exons GTAGTTGTTTTGACACATGATTATGGGACAAGAAAAGGAGTACGTTACATGACAAATGGCCTTAAAGTTTATTATATACCAATACAAATATTCTATAATCAATCTGTACTGCCCACGATGATAGCAAATATTCCTTTGATCCGATTCATTTTGTTGCGAGAACGAATTCAGATTGTACACGGGCATTCAGCTTTCAGTAGTTTGGCTCACGAAGCAATGCACATAGGTGTTTTACTCGGATTAAAAGCTGTTTTCACAGATCACAGTCTTTTTGGATTTGCCGATTTGTCTGCCATTGTTACGAATAAGTTGTTGGAGATATTGTTGTCAAATTGTAATCATTGTATATGTGTCTCTCATACGGGTAAGGAAAACACTGTGTTGCGAGCCAAAGTGCATCACAGTCGTGTTTCCGTAATTCCAAATGCTGTCGATACCGCACGATTTGCCCCTGATCCAAATAATCGCCCAAAGAATAAAACCATCAATGTGATAATAATCTCCAGATTAGTTTATCGTAAAGGAGTAGATTTATTAGCTGAAGTATTACCGCGTTTCAAGCATTACAACAatgtaaatttcattattggCGGTGACGGACCAAAGCGAGAGCTTTTGGAAGAAATCCGAGAAAAAGCAGATATGCAAGAtcgtgtaaaaattttaggtgCTTTGAAGCATTCAGAAGTGCGGGATGTTCTTACAAAAGGTCATATCTTTCTCAATACTTCACTGACAGAGGCTTTTTGTATGGCAATTGTCGAAGCAGCTTCATGTGGCTTGCAAGTTGTTTCTACAAAAGTAGGAGGAATCCCTGAAGTATTATCGCCTGAGCTTATTATATTAACTGAGCCAACAGTAGATTCTGTAGAAAGAGGACTTAAAGCTGCAATAGAGCGACAAATATTGTTTCGGCAAGAAAACAAGAATACCATCAAAAACGGATGCTATTCCAACGGAAAGGGTTCTAATGgaacaaataacaacaatcaTAACATTAGAATACACAAGCGCGTTCACAGTGACGGCGGTCGAAAAGATCAATACAATAGAACAGAAAATAGTCAAAACTCTCCTAATCATAAACGTACTATCAGTGCTGGCAACAAAAACGAAatgaatttgttcaaaaaatatcacgTAGAACCATTATGTCCATATAAATGTAACAATATTGTATCCAATTTATATAGCTGGCAAAATGTCACAATGCGAACTGAAAAAGTTTACCGTCGAGTCTTGCGAGAACCATCAAAAACTCTCGGGGAAAATTTAGTAAG CTTTCTCAAAACTGGAGTTTATCCCTTTCTGTTAGTCGTCTCTTTGACAAGAATCATCCTCTTATTATTGGATTATTTTGTTCCGAGAGATCACATAGACATATGCAGAGAGTATAAATCCCATGGAAACATCAATAGAAGTAAAAGTCTACGAAAATGA
- the LOC134832609 gene encoding phosphatidylinositol N-acetylglucosaminyltransferase subunit A isoform X2 has protein sequence MVSDFFYPNVGGVEEHIFNLSQCLIGKGHKVVVLTHDYGTRKGVRYMTNGLKVYYIPIQIFYNQSVLPTMIANIPLIRFILLRERIQIVHGHSAFSSLAHEAMHIGVLLGLKAVFTDHSLFGFADLSAIVTNKLLEILLSNCNHCICVSHTGKENTVLRAKVHHSRVSVIPNAVDTARFAPDPNNRPKNKTINVIIISRLVYRKGVDLLAEVLPRFKHYNNVNFIIGGDGPKRELLEEIREKADMQDRVKILGALKHSEVRDVLTKGHIFLNTSLTEAFCMAIVEAASCGLQVVSTKVGGIPEVLSPELIILTEPTVDSVERGLKAAIERQILFRQENKNTIKNGCYSNGKGSNGTNNNNHNIRIHKRVHSDGGRKDQYNRTENSQNSPNHKRTISAGNKNEMNLFKKYHVEPLCPYKCNNIVSNLYSWQNVTMRTEKVYRRVLREPSKTLGENLVSFLKTGVYPFLLVVSLTRIILLLLDYFVPRDHIDICREYKSHGNINRSKSLRK, from the exons GTAGTTGTTTTGACACATGATTATGGGACAAGAAAAGGAGTACGTTACATGACAAATGGCCTTAAAGTTTATTATATACCAATACAAATATTCTATAATCAATCTGTACTGCCCACGATGATAGCAAATATTCCTTTGATCCGATTCATTTTGTTGCGAGAACGAATTCAGATTGTACACGGGCATTCAGCTTTCAGTAGTTTGGCTCACGAAGCAATGCACATAGGTGTTTTACTCGGATTAAAAGCTGTTTTCACAGATCACAGTCTTTTTGGATTTGCCGATTTGTCTGCCATTGTTACGAATAAGTTGTTGGAGATATTGTTGTCAAATTGTAATCATTGTATATGTGTCTCTCATACGGGTAAGGAAAACACTGTGTTGCGAGCCAAAGTGCATCACAGTCGTGTTTCCGTAATTCCAAATGCTGTCGATACCGCACGATTTGCCCCTGATCCAAATAATCGCCCAAAGAATAAAACCATCAATGTGATAATAATCTCCAGATTAGTTTATCGTAAAGGAGTAGATTTATTAGCTGAAGTATTACCGCGTTTCAAGCATTACAACAatgtaaatttcattattggCGGTGACGGACCAAAGCGAGAGCTTTTGGAAGAAATCCGAGAAAAAGCAGATATGCAAGAtcgtgtaaaaattttaggtgCTTTGAAGCATTCAGAAGTGCGGGATGTTCTTACAAAAGGTCATATCTTTCTCAATACTTCACTGACAGAGGCTTTTTGTATGGCAATTGTCGAAGCAGCTTCATGTGGCTTGCAAGTTGTTTCTACAAAAGTAGGAGGAATCCCTGAAGTATTATCGCCTGAGCTTATTATATTAACTGAGCCAACAGTAGATTCTGTAGAAAGAGGACTTAAAGCTGCAATAGAGCGACAAATATTGTTTCGGCAAGAAAACAAGAATACCATCAAAAACGGATGCTATTCCAACGGAAAGGGTTCTAATGgaacaaataacaacaatcaTAACATTAGAATACACAAGCGCGTTCACAGTGACGGCGGTCGAAAAGATCAATACAATAGAACAGAAAATAGTCAAAACTCTCCTAATCATAAACGTACTATCAGTGCTGGCAACAAAAACGAAatgaatttgttcaaaaaatatcacgTAGAACCATTATGTCCATATAAATGTAACAATATTGTATCCAATTTATATAGCTGGCAAAATGTCACAATGCGAACTGAAAAAGTTTACCGTCGAGTCTTGCGAGAACCATCAAAAACTCTCGGGGAAAATTTAGTAAG CTTTCTCAAAACTGGAGTTTATCCCTTTCTGTTAGTCGTCTCTTTGACAAGAATCATCCTCTTATTATTGGATTATTTTGTTCCGAGAGATCACATAGACATATGCAGAGAGTATAAATCCCATGGAAACATCAATAGAAGTAAAAGTCTACGAAAATGA